The Bactrocera dorsalis isolate Fly_Bdor chromosome 3, ASM2337382v1, whole genome shotgun sequence genomic interval ACATACGGCACGTGTTCATATTCCAAAATCCCACGAATGTAATGTTTATGGTAAATCAACCAAATACCGGTCTAAATCGGCAAATCCACCAACGAAACGCCCTTTCGTAAACTATTCTGCACAACGAGCGCGTTGTGTACCACCATTTTCAGTGCAATCGATGCAGAAAAATACTGTGGTTGTACATGGACCAATAGACGAGCCACCAGCACCCGCAAGCGCACGGGGAAAAGTTAGTGGAAAAAGTATGTATCGAATTTAATGATAGTATTTGAAATTAGTCAttataccatatgtatgtatgtatgtatgtaacggtaagataatttgtataaatttcagATTTGAACGGCACCAAAAAGAAAACCATTTCCACTTTACAACTGGATTTGGGTGGAAGCAATGCCAACGGTGGTGATAGTCACAGGCGTTCTACAACAACGTTTCGCATGTATTTTGATCGTGGGGATCTACCTATAAAAATGGAGTATTTATGTGGAGGTGACAAAATTGGTTGGACGGTAAGattgcattcatacatacataaatacatatgtatgtatagtagtTGTCGATAAATAACTATTTTctgtatttcgaaaaaaaaatttcaaatgaaaactctttttttatttacaaaagtctaaaattgtatgcattttccatactaaaaatattttttgcgtaCAATTAACAATTTTGCAATGGATCAAAGTTTGCTTTATCTAAAAAGAATCAGCAAATATTGATtgatagataaaaaaaattaatatttatattatatattataagaaagaatattacaatattattatttttatataattaccaatattctaaaataatcataaattcactAAGTTCGTAACCTAAAATAATAATCCTAAACTGCTCTGCTCAGTATTGTAAATATTACCCTTAAGAAAAAATttggtataattaaaaataatacgaacctaatcaaaaataataaatttcgaatatacatacatatttatttaattttatatttacaaacatattccAGAATAATAAATTCCTAACCTAAAATAATAATCTGTTGAATATTCtagttttaattataattcacTTTCGCTTGCCATTTATACAGCTGCAGTATATAACTTTGCAGATACTTAATTTTGAACTCAATTTCCGTTGCAAATGcagattttgattttgattgatggATTATTTATTGCAACAAAATGCAAATTCCTCAAATAAACAGTTCAGCTGTGCTTATATAAAgtttctataaataaataaaaataataataatttcgcaCGACAATGTTGTCATTTAGAGAAATAATGTTTTACCGCGGATTTATTGCTCATGTGGGTGTACTCTGTAAGAATGTATACACCTACGAACACCTGCCTAACTCAAAAATGCAAGTACTGTGAAAGGGTACATGCTTACGATCAGATGGGCGAGTGTTGCGGGTAattgaaatggaattgaatgttttttttgcgttcttgcattttttgttgcgtGCAAAGGCGTGCTTGGCATGTAACACGAAAATAAACgctcattatatatgtatgtatgtatgtatgtatattagagtgggtcaatttttttctagACAAAGcagttatcaaaatcgtaaactacgatgaattctaagaaaatttgcctaagaaaccatgggtctaaaatgaaaatcgagcctccggtttttagcgggaaaatttcgtatattgtattttgtaaaaaaaaaatccaattcctattccactgtcgattgtttgcttgttttgtagctatcgaagctaatttgctcaaatttggtatgtgatgttgtatttaagcagaaaattcgacagtacagaaattttttatagggggcgtggcactgcccacttatgagttcatatgcatatctctggaaccaccccaccgatttcgttcaaatttggtatacatattacacaatgcctacttaagagatatctggaaaatgatcgaaatcggataataaccacgcccacctaccatataacggtaatttttgaaaaaactaaagatcggaaattttaataactgttgaagggaaacatcttgagtttggtattcggtgttgtattgcagccagaaattcgacaatatgaaaattttggcatgtcaccgcccacttttgagtgcatatgtaaatctctggaacttctttatcgatttcgactaagtttggtacacattttagattgtacctagttaggtgagattatgaaaatgattaaaattgggcaaaaactaCGGCCACCTgccatataacggtatttttctgTACGGTCACTGCTTTATGTTTTCGACTCTAGTAGTTTTTActgttttccttttcatttattaaaaaaaatcaaattccaATTTCTGTTACACTGTCGATTGTTTCTTTGAtttgcacttgtttttttttcaattttatttgtttgctatgATTTTATCAACTTCTCAGAGAAAGCAAAGCAACGCTGATGAATTACtaataaaacaattgtttcCGAAACCATCGTTTTAAATTCTTTTGAcataccacgctgaatacatcggttctcgtccgatcaccgaagctttttaaaacccgatctaaatactattattttataaatatctaatttatttttaagggtcacaacgttttatttcttaaaattacaaaacccatgagcttttacatttcttgtgtattgatgatttaatggccaatttcataaaaaacttttttaacattaagctaaacatcaaaattagaccgttatctatacagcttctaaagctgttggaatttcatttcgaacaaatccagacataaccactactgttagttttcttaaaagattcaataacatttttgaatgttttaaatttgtgtagagcactttctcaaaattgcaagtatatagagatcttaagatcaacttgatatgcatcacaaaaagaacgctgctgagaaggtgtggcagcacctgtacggtcacagcttgatgttttcggctccagtagttgttactattttccatttcatttatttaaaaaaaaggtgcgtggagtccctacgcgcggatgaagttatacttcttagtgatattcagaaatgcacatcattttgtatgaaagaaaactagaaaacttaaattcacattttataaatttattatgcacataaaatgaagaataaagcaaagtctaaatgaatgaattttgactcagaaagtagttccgtctcttcgttgcggaagagaatatgcagcgtaatcatctctcttttgttcttcgccaatttggctgccggattgacttgtgaagatcaattttttgttgatgacatattcatatgtgtatgtttgtatgcttgtgatttatttgttcggcaatgtatgcaaatatatgtacatataagtatatatgaatgtatgaacatgcaagtcaatgcgcgcacatgcgtatacatatactcatatgagcatgtgcagatacacaagataggatagaagatgtatgccttttaacatcgtatactatacaaataaatatttttcttactaatagaaattaaatttatcacagcaatatacataatatacatatacataatattgctgtgataaatttaatttctattagaaagaaaaatattaatttgtatagtatacgatgttaaaagcaaaaaattaaaaatttattctgtccagattcgaacctgggacctgtgttagcatcttgaccttccaagcgcttaccaccaacaccaccattgataattaggttgcgctgacttaagtatgatttggttattcatgcaagaaacatacaatggttctaataattttgtttaagtatagaatatacatactttgtagaacatttgctttcgcaataaatttatcacagcaatatacatatacatagtatgtatatacatatgcataatatgtatatacataacattgctgtgatgccctgagaagtgtaatcttaataaatttatttttaattttttgcttactaatagaaattaaatttatcacagcaatattatgtatatgtttatgtatattgctgtgataaatttattttctattagtaagaaaaaaatatttattagtatagatttccaaaagcacagaaatgattctgtgaatttattcattaaaatcgccactcagaagtcgttttatcccttgtaagcgagcgattttcttaaatctcacgctcccagataaaaccacATACCTCGTgctcgtgggtcagtttcaaaaaccacagaaatgattctgtgtgattctgaaaggccaacgcagagtatttcaaccaaaacatacgtaaaatagttgagaattcgcagaaatgaaagacaaaaaagaagtataacttcaataatgcacaagcatacaaacatacatatgcgcacacatgtgaatatgtcaccaaccaaaaattaaaacattgttctacaaaaacaacaacagcataagcatggaacattgtgttgtgttgttgtgtcggccgagctgtgccgaaagaaacgaacaaacgatcgccgattgtcaccgcttcgcttgctgctcgcacatcttcgcagacaaggttgcgttacattcatatggatggagcgaggttgcgcaactttgcgttacttttatatggaaggttgcgcaaccagaatctatcgcaaccttttccggcgtcgtataagaagtataacttcaaaaacaaaatgaaaagtttctcgttaaaaaccggaggctccgttttgattttagagccatggtttcttgggcaaattttcttagagctcatcgtagtttacgattttgataaccgcttggtgcattttttttgctccatacaaattgacccactctaatgtatatgtatgtacatacataaaagtatCTGCTACATGCTTACACATAACAGTATATTAGAGTACTCGTAGTATATCTGGTATTTAGTTTACTATAACAGCTTTTTTTTGAAGGTGGATATTGACAAACTGGACTACAGCCTCTACTTGCCGCTCTTTTTTGACGGTCTGTCTGAGACCCAGCACCCCTATAAGACATATGCTCGTCAAGGTGTTACCGATTTATTGGTTGCTGGCGGTGAGAAAATTCATCCTGTTGTACCGCAATTAATATTACCACTTAAGAGTAAGTGTTAAccagttaatatacatatgtatgtatgtagtgtatGTATTGAGGTGATTACGTGCGCCTTAACGTAGGTTACCGCAAGCCAAAGTGTTTATGACGCCAAAAACATGATTAGGATTCCTTTTTTGCGTTTCTTTATTTATAGATGCACTTAGCACACGTAATTTGGAGGTTATGTgcacaactttaaaaataatacaacaactTGTTATGTCTTCGGATATGGTGGGTCCAGCTTTGGTGCCGTTTTATCGACAATTGCTGCCCATGTTTAATGCATTCAAGGTGAAAAACGGtgagtgaaattaaaattatacgtTTTAGTCTAAAAACTAGTGGACGCgctagaaatttattttttcttcttcttaattggcgtaggcaccgcttacgcgattatagccgagttagcaaccgcgcgccagtcgtttcttcttttcgctacgtggcgccaattggattagaattggatattccaagcgaagccaggtccttttcctcttggtccttccaacgcagtggggatcttcctcttcctctgcttcccggcGGGTAATGcggcgaatactttcagagctggattgtttccgtccatccggacaacatgacctagccagcgtagccgctgtcttttaattcgctgaactatgtcaatgtcgtcgtatatctcgtacagctcatcgttccatcgaatgcgatattcgccgtggccaacgcgcaaaggaccataaatctttcgcagaaattatgagcgacttatagagtttggtttttttttgtcgagagaggactttgcttctcaattgcctactcagtccaaagtagcacctgttggcaagagttatcctgcgttggcttttaggctgacattgttggtggagtttacgctagttccaagatagacgaaattatctacagcttcaaagttatgactgtcaacagtgacgtgaatgccaagtcgcgagtgcgacgactgtttgtttgatgacaggacatatttcgtcttgccctcgttcactgccagacccatttgttttgcttccttgtccagtctggagaaagcagaactaacggcgctgaggccgatgatatcaatatcatcggcatatgccagcagttgtacactcttatagaagatggtaccttctctaattattttcttgaattattttctccagaagcaggttgaaaaagtcgcacgatagggaatcgccttgcctgaagcctcgtttggtatcgaacggctcggagaggtccttcacgattctgacagagcttttggtattgctcaacgtcagcttacacagccgtattaattttgcggggataccaaattcagacatcgcggcataaaggcaactccttttcgtgctatcgaaagcagctttgaaatcgacgaagtggtgtgtgtcgattctcctttcacgggtcttttccaagatttggggcatggggaatatctggtcggttgttgatttgccaggtttaaagccacactgataaggtccaatcagtttgttggaggtatgctttaatatttcacacaatacgctcgatacaaccttatatgcgatgttaaggaggctaattccacggtagttggcgcagattgtggggtctccttttctatggattgggcatagcacacttaaattccaatcgttgggcatgctttctccgaccatattttacaaagaagctgatgcatgctccttatccgGCCGGCAAttcgtcggcccctgccgctttgttgttcttcaggcgggcaattgctattcgaacttcttcatggtcgggtaatggaacgtctgctccatcgtcatcgattggggaatcgggttcgccttctcctggcgttgtgcgttcactgccattcagcaggctggagaagtgttccctccataatttaagtatgctctggacatcggtgactaaatcacctttgggggttctacaagagtatggtccggtcttgaaaccttctgtaagccgccgcattttttcgtagaattttcgagcattacccctttcGGCCAGCTTATGAAGCTCAAATGCGcctcgcttcccttttcaactctcggtatctatcccataccGCACGTGTT includes:
- the LOC105228667 gene encoding parkin coregulated gene protein homolog translates to MLKAMLHTARVHIPKSHECNVYGKSTKYRSKSANPPTKRPFVNYSAQRARCVPPFSVQSMQKNTVVVHGPIDEPPAPASARGKVSGKNLNGTKKKTISTLQLDLGGSNANGGDSHRRSTTTFRMYFDRGDLPIKMEYLCGGDKIGWTVDIDKLDYSLYLPLFFDGLSETQHPYKTYARQGVTDLLVAGGEKIHPVVPQLILPLKNALSTRNLEVMCTTLKIIQQLVMSSDMVGPALVPFYRQLLPMFNAFKVKNVNCGDEIDYAQRTNMNLGDLIDETLQVLELHGGEDAFINIKYMVPTYESCYLN